Proteins found in one Pectobacterium atrosepticum genomic segment:
- a CDS encoding YkgJ family cysteine cluster protein, protein MDCRPHCGACCIAASISTPMPGLPHGKPANTPCIHLDEAMRCGLFHSPLRPAVCAGLKPRADMCFSHRDEAMIYLLKLEADTAP, encoded by the coding sequence ATGGACTGTCGCCCTCATTGCGGTGCTTGCTGCATCGCGGCATCGATTTCAACGCCTATGCCGGGCCTGCCGCACGGCAAGCCAGCAAACACGCCCTGTATTCATCTTGATGAGGCGATGCGCTGTGGGTTATTCCATTCCCCTCTGCGGCCTGCGGTTTGCGCGGGGCTAAAACCGCGTGCGGATATGTGTTTCAGCCATCGGGATGAGGCGATGATTTACCTGCTCAAACTGGAAGCTGACACCGCGCCTTGA
- the yeiP gene encoding elongation factor P-like protein YeiP, translating to MARANEIKRGMVVNYNDKLLLVKDIDVQSPSARGASTLYKMRFSDVRTGLKVEERFKGDDIIDTITLTRRTVTFSYIDGDEYVFMDDEDYAPYLFKKDQIEEELLFIPEGGMPGIQVLSWDGQIIALELPQTVDLEIIETAPGIKGASASSRNKPATMSTGLVIPVPEYLSAGEKIRIHIPERRYMGRAD from the coding sequence ATGGCAAGAGCGAACGAGATTAAACGCGGAATGGTCGTTAACTATAACGACAAGTTATTGCTGGTAAAGGACATCGATGTCCAGAGCCCCAGCGCCCGCGGTGCTAGCACGCTGTATAAAATGCGTTTTTCTGACGTCCGCACGGGTTTGAAAGTGGAAGAGCGTTTTAAAGGTGACGATATTATCGACACCATCACGCTGACACGCCGCACGGTGACCTTCTCTTATATTGACGGTGACGAATACGTCTTTATGGATGATGAAGACTACGCCCCTTACCTCTTCAAAAAAGATCAAATAGAAGAAGAATTGCTGTTTATCCCTGAAGGCGGAATGCCGGGGATTCAGGTATTAAGCTGGGACGGCCAAATCATTGCACTGGAACTGCCGCAAACGGTAGATCTGGAAATCATCGAGACGGCACCGGGCATTAAAGGTGCTTCGGCCAGCTCACGCAACAAGCCAGCCACCATGAGCACCGGTCTGGTCATCCCAGTTCCAGAATACCTGAGCGCAGGTGAAAAAATCCGTATTCACATTCCAGAACGTCGCTACATGGGCCGCGCAGACTAA
- a CDS encoding fused PTS fructose transporter subunit IIA/HPr protein, with the protein MFQLSQQDIHLGAAASNKQEAIQLVASALTAAGCVNAGYVDGMLQREQQTSTYLGSGIAIPHGTTDTRDLVLKTGVQVFQFPQGIAWGEDQTAYVVLGIAARSDEHLALLRQLTHVLSDDRVAALLASTTSAEELRSLLMGEQQLAEFRFDTSLIALDVATDNLLTLQALNAGRLQQVGAADASFVSTTVSNKPLNLGQGVWFSDSAIGNLSSAAAVARPAAPFSVDGENVALLVTVAAADDQAFAPIDYLSNLLITQKAERLLTADAPTLLALLTSDVPEESEVLTAEFTIRNEHGLHARPGTMLVNVIKQFTSEITVTNLDGTGKPANGRSLMKVVALGVKKGHKLRFTASGSDAEQALAAIGDAITSGLGEGAA; encoded by the coding sequence ATGTTCCAGTTGTCACAGCAAGATATTCATTTGGGCGCAGCGGCAAGTAATAAGCAGGAAGCTATCCAGCTTGTTGCTTCAGCACTGACCGCTGCCGGGTGCGTTAACGCAGGGTATGTCGACGGCATGCTACAGCGCGAACAGCAAACATCTACTTATTTGGGAAGCGGCATTGCTATCCCTCACGGTACAACCGATACCCGCGATTTGGTATTGAAGACCGGAGTTCAAGTATTTCAGTTTCCTCAGGGTATCGCCTGGGGTGAAGACCAAACCGCCTATGTGGTATTAGGCATTGCAGCCCGCTCTGATGAGCATCTGGCTTTACTGCGTCAGCTGACTCACGTCCTGAGCGACGATCGCGTAGCGGCACTGCTGGCAAGCACAACCTCAGCAGAAGAACTGCGTAGCCTGCTGATGGGCGAGCAGCAATTGGCGGAGTTCCGCTTTGACACCTCGCTGATTGCGCTAGATGTAGCGACCGATAATCTGCTGACACTTCAGGCGCTGAACGCCGGTCGTCTTCAGCAGGTCGGTGCAGCTGATGCCAGCTTTGTCAGCACTACCGTCAGCAACAAACCGCTGAATCTGGGACAAGGAGTGTGGTTCAGCGATAGCGCTATCGGTAACCTCAGCAGCGCGGCTGCGGTGGCACGTCCGGCTGCGCCTTTCAGCGTTGACGGTGAAAACGTGGCCTTGTTGGTGACGGTTGCAGCGGCTGACGATCAGGCTTTTGCGCCTATCGATTACTTGAGCAACTTGCTGATTACGCAAAAAGCGGAACGCCTGCTGACGGCTGATGCGCCGACGCTGCTGGCACTCTTGACCAGCGACGTACCGGAAGAAAGCGAAGTGCTGACGGCAGAATTTACCATTCGTAACGAACACGGCCTGCACGCCCGTCCGGGCACCATGCTGGTGAACGTGATCAAACAGTTCACCAGTGAGATTACGGTGACCAATCTGGATGGTACCGGCAAACCGGCAAATGGCCGCAGCCTGATGAAAGTCGTCGCGCTGGGCGTGAAAAAAGGTCACAAACTGCGTTTCACCGCCAGCGGTAGCGATGCGGAGCAAGCACTTGCCGCTATTGGCGACGCGATTACGTCCGGTTTGGGCGAGGGGGCAGCATGA
- the setB gene encoding sugar efflux transporter SetB: MFTPANTTRRPLDLTSSAFLIIAFLTGTAGALQLPTLSLFLSSEVQVRPFMVGMFYTGSAVIGIVVSQMLATRSDRQGDRKSLIFVCCLLGALACMLFAWNRNYFILLFIGVLLSSFGSTANPQLFALAREHADKTGREAAMFSSILRAQISLAWVVGPPIAFALALGFGFTTMYLTAAVVFILCGILVKFFLPSMPKAVEKTTSTLESPRRNRRDTLLLFIACTLMWTCNGIYLINMPLYLVHELHLPEKLAGIMMGVAAGLEIPVMLIAGYVAKRFGKRFLMRLAVASGLLFFGGLLFFNGETALLALQVLNAIFIGILAGIGMLYFQDLMPGQAGAATTLFTNTTRVGWIISGSLAGIVAEIWSYHAVFFFALLMIVGSIYCMSRIKDA; this comes from the coding sequence ATGTTCACTCCTGCAAACACAACACGACGCCCGCTTGACCTGACATCGTCAGCATTTTTAATCATTGCCTTTCTGACTGGAACGGCCGGTGCCCTGCAACTTCCCACACTCAGCCTCTTTCTTTCCAGCGAAGTACAGGTTCGTCCTTTTATGGTGGGCATGTTTTATACCGGCAGCGCGGTTATTGGCATCGTCGTCAGCCAAATGCTGGCCACGCGTTCAGACCGTCAAGGCGATCGTAAATCGTTGATCTTCGTCTGCTGCCTGCTGGGTGCATTGGCCTGCATGCTGTTTGCGTGGAACCGTAACTATTTTATTCTGCTCTTTATCGGCGTTTTACTGAGCAGTTTTGGCTCGACCGCGAACCCGCAACTTTTTGCGCTGGCGCGCGAGCACGCGGATAAAACCGGTCGTGAAGCGGCAATGTTCAGCTCCATCCTCCGCGCCCAGATTTCTCTCGCCTGGGTTGTCGGCCCGCCTATCGCGTTTGCGCTGGCACTAGGATTCGGCTTTACCACGATGTATCTGACCGCCGCAGTCGTCTTTATCTTGTGCGGCATTTTGGTCAAATTCTTTCTGCCCTCCATGCCTAAAGCGGTGGAAAAAACCACCTCCACGCTGGAATCACCTCGTCGCAACCGTCGTGACACGCTCTTGCTATTCATTGCGTGTACCTTGATGTGGACCTGCAACGGGATTTACCTCATTAATATGCCGCTGTATCTGGTGCATGAGCTTCATCTGCCAGAAAAGCTGGCGGGTATCATGATGGGCGTTGCCGCTGGGCTGGAAATTCCGGTGATGTTGATTGCAGGTTACGTTGCCAAACGCTTCGGTAAACGTTTCCTGATGCGGCTTGCCGTTGCATCTGGCCTGCTGTTTTTCGGTGGGCTGTTGTTCTTCAACGGAGAAACCGCACTGCTAGCGTTACAGGTGCTGAACGCCATTTTCATCGGGATTCTGGCTGGAATCGGTATGCTCTACTTTCAGGATTTAATGCCTGGACAGGCAGGGGCTGCGACGACGCTGTTTACCAATACCACGCGCGTTGGCTGGATCATCTCCGGCTCACTGGCCGGTATCGTCGCTGAAATCTGGAGCTATCACGCCGTTTTCTTTTTCGCACTGCTGATGATCGTCGGTTCCATCTATTGTATGTCGCGCATCAAAGATGCCTGA
- a CDS encoding GTP-binding protein, with the protein MLTKVNLITGFLGSGKTTTIRHLLSQKPEDEVWAVLVNEFGEVGIDGALLADSGAVLKEIPGGCMCCVNGLPMQVGLNMLLQQKKPHRLLIEPTGLGHPKQILSLLTSDIYQPWLTLQATLCLLDARQLSDSRYTENENFRDQLAAADIIIANKRDTYTTDDLAALQQWQQANSDGRQIIETSQGNLDRQQLDQPRHPLSQNRVRELPDGIHHHAHKPKNGLAALQLPSGQSWRRSLNQGQGYHACGWIFEPETAFDTATLLDWVRLSPVSRVKGVMRIKEGTLVVNRQGLDLHIETRSAAPIDSRIEVINETPAEWNTLQASLLKARLPNVD; encoded by the coding sequence ATGCTAACGAAAGTCAATTTGATTACGGGGTTTCTGGGTAGTGGAAAAACCACCACAATTCGCCATCTTCTGTCGCAAAAGCCTGAAGACGAAGTCTGGGCAGTGCTGGTCAATGAATTCGGCGAAGTGGGCATTGACGGTGCCTTACTGGCGGACAGCGGTGCTGTCCTGAAAGAAATTCCCGGCGGCTGCATGTGCTGCGTGAATGGTTTGCCGATGCAGGTTGGCCTGAATATGCTGCTGCAACAGAAAAAACCACATCGATTACTTATCGAACCCACGGGGCTCGGCCACCCGAAACAAATTCTCTCATTGCTGACGAGTGACATCTATCAGCCCTGGCTGACATTGCAGGCCACGCTGTGTCTGCTGGATGCGCGCCAGTTAAGCGACTCTCGTTACACGGAAAATGAGAATTTCCGCGATCAGCTTGCCGCCGCTGACATTATTATCGCCAACAAGCGCGATACCTACACCACCGACGATCTCGCAGCCTTACAACAGTGGCAACAGGCAAACAGCGATGGTCGGCAAATTATCGAAACCAGTCAGGGAAACCTTGACCGACAGCAGCTCGACCAACCGCGACACCCTTTATCGCAAAACCGTGTACGCGAACTGCCGGACGGCATTCACCACCACGCACATAAGCCAAAAAATGGTTTGGCCGCGCTGCAATTACCGAGTGGGCAATCCTGGCGACGTTCTCTTAATCAGGGACAGGGCTACCATGCCTGCGGTTGGATATTCGAGCCTGAAACCGCTTTTGACACCGCCACCTTGCTGGACTGGGTTCGCCTTTCCCCCGTGAGCCGGGTTAAAGGGGTTATGCGTATCAAAGAAGGGACGCTCGTCGTCAACCGTCAGGGACTCGATCTTCATATAGAAACCCGATCGGCGGCACCGATTGATAGCCGTATCGAAGTCATCAATGAAACACCGGCAGAATGGAATACGTTGCAAGCCTCATTGTTAAAGGCTCGTTTACCTAACGTGGACTAA
- a CDS encoding phosphatase PAP2 family protein, with amino-acid sequence MSFARISSILVLNVLGIGLFLSWYLPENHGFWLTLDSNIFFYFNRLLVDSPAFLHLVAITNNRAFDGCALIAMGLLYLSFYLKASPIERRHLLIIGFIMLLTAVVLNQAGHLLPVQHASPTLYFSDVNRVSDLTGIPTKDASSDSFPGDHGMMLMIFAAFMLRYFTRTAFAIGVAITVIFSLPRIMIGAHWFTDIAVGSLSVVLVGLSWWLLTPASDAAIALLNRRLPKKSTV; translated from the coding sequence ATGTCATTTGCTCGTATTTCTTCTATTTTAGTGCTCAATGTGTTGGGTATTGGTCTGTTTTTATCTTGGTACCTGCCGGAAAATCATGGTTTTTGGCTCACGCTCGACAGTAACATCTTTTTCTATTTCAACCGCCTTTTGGTTGATAGTCCGGCATTTTTACATCTGGTAGCGATTACCAATAACCGGGCTTTTGACGGCTGTGCGCTTATTGCGATGGGGTTGCTGTATTTGTCGTTTTATCTGAAAGCCTCCCCCATAGAGCGCCGCCATTTGTTAATCATTGGCTTCATCATGCTGTTAACTGCCGTAGTGCTGAATCAAGCGGGACATTTGCTGCCCGTTCAACACGCCAGCCCGACGCTCTATTTTAGTGACGTCAACCGCGTTTCAGACTTAACGGGTATACCTACCAAAGATGCTTCATCGGACAGTTTCCCCGGTGACCACGGTATGATGTTGATGATCTTTGCTGCCTTTATGCTGCGCTATTTTACCCGCACCGCTTTCGCTATCGGCGTGGCCATCACAGTAATCTTCTCATTGCCTCGCATCATGATCGGTGCACATTGGTTTACCGATATTGCCGTCGGTTCGCTCTCGGTTGTTCTGGTCGGCTTGAGTTGGTGGTTATTAACGCCAGCAAGCGATGCCGCTATTGCCCTGTTAAACCGACGATTACCTAAGAAATCGACAGTATAA